From Quercus lobata isolate SW786 chromosome 1, ValleyOak3.0 Primary Assembly, whole genome shotgun sequence, one genomic window encodes:
- the LOC115991443 gene encoding protein METHYLENE BLUE SENSITIVITY 1, with product MTGKAKPKKHTAKEIAAKVDAATTNRGGGKAGRADRSGSEKGGHAKLECPHCKITAPDLKSMQIHHDAKHPKLPFDDSKLVNLHASHVVESSKPRPGVRGSHKN from the exons ATGACAGGAAAAGCGAAGCCAAAGAAGCACACAGCGAAGGAGATCGCAGCAAAAGTTGACGCCGCAACCACAAACAGAGGAGGAGGAAAAGCTGGTCGGGCTGATAGGTCAGGATCTGAGAAAGGCGGCCATGCGAAGCTTGAGTGTCCTCACTGCAAGATCACAGCTCCGGATCTCAAATCCATGCAGATCCACCATGATGCTAAGCACCCTAAGCTTCCTTTTGACGATTCCAAGCTCGTCAATCTCCACGCTTCCCATGTTGTTGAGTCCAGTAAACCACGCCCTGGCGTCCGTGGCAGCCACAAGAA TTGA